From one Leptospira stimsonii genomic stretch:
- a CDS encoding efflux RND transporter permease subunit: protein MKSIIESFIKNRLFMYLGMVFILLSGLISLLGLRRDAFPNVDLKQMVISTKFPGASPADVELRVTYPIEQRLKEIDGIDEIRSFSRNSVSDIDVRVSLEEKDPEKVLNEIRRAVDNAMSEFPPQVTEKPKMTERKSGSFPIIEFSISGGKDEIELHTTAEFIELELEKIPGVARVDVFGKRDREWQILVNANKLKQYSLDLSDIVGTIRNRNINLPAGSVDSENSFDLRIDGEFKEPSEIGKIPTRTNEIFSTVKLGDLARVEDTFEYPRFLAIANGRQGLVLSVIKKERADAIEVAETVHKRLNTLSTSYPSGMKTFVLNDEAKRTKNRLNVVSSNALIGFIIVFGILFLFLDFRTATLTSLSLPLSMLMTFAVLPFFDVSFNMISMMGLIISLGMLVDNSIVISENIYTYLDQKNDSHTASLRGTVEMIVPIFGSYLTTVTAFLPMLFMTGIMGKFIWEIPLVVIVALTASLIESFLFLPARIAAFAKTPEQLKIKSKFRQKMDSYFESLETSFSRLVSFNIKHKKASFAFIILLVFGSCGAMSQMDFILFPKEDIEIIMIKAEFSPTSRIFQTREKMKYMEAIVQKIPKEELVSYSTKIGVQQTDPDDPLSRFGENLAVILIYLTPEVKRERKASEILRSIEPELRKTPGISDLFLEEFGNAPPIGAPITISIQGRDYETLKKISNELQTFLKSIPGVFSVRDDYRFGRKQMYIQLDEGLESFTGVSTLSAANALRAAYDGERAGSIRKGRTKIYLRVVYDRDFRKNPNEIKSIPLRNKAGNITHLAKISRMDLIESPELLAHKDFERAITVNGDVKLDEITAHDANQKVADEFKPLIERQYPGISISFGGEEKDTQRSMASLGKAGIIAIFGIFGILALTIRSFWKPILILSTIPLGIIGIVIGFPLSGKSISFLAMIGIIGLAGVLVNASIVLVDCIDSIKKGSKASMDEILIEASQRRFRPILLTTLTTVAGLLPTAYSLGGSDPVLIPMTLALGWGLGFGTFGSLLYVPVTLSVFHELGSKFSNKNGKKK from the coding sequence ATGAAATCAATTATCGAATCTTTCATCAAAAATCGTCTCTTTATGTATCTCGGAATGGTCTTCATTCTTCTTTCGGGTCTTATATCCCTTTTAGGGCTTCGCCGAGATGCATTCCCAAACGTAGACTTGAAACAGATGGTCATTTCTACCAAGTTCCCGGGCGCTTCTCCGGCAGACGTCGAGCTCCGAGTTACCTATCCAATCGAACAGCGCCTCAAAGAAATCGACGGAATCGATGAGATCCGCTCTTTTTCCAGAAACTCCGTCTCTGATATCGACGTCCGAGTCAGTCTGGAAGAAAAAGACCCGGAGAAAGTTCTCAACGAGATCCGACGCGCAGTGGACAATGCCATGTCGGAGTTCCCACCGCAAGTAACGGAAAAACCGAAGATGACCGAAAGGAAATCCGGTTCTTTTCCAATCATTGAGTTTTCGATTTCCGGAGGAAAAGACGAAATCGAACTCCATACGACTGCGGAATTTATCGAACTCGAACTGGAAAAGATCCCGGGGGTTGCGAGAGTAGACGTTTTCGGAAAGAGGGATCGAGAATGGCAAATATTAGTAAATGCAAATAAACTAAAACAATATTCATTAGATTTATCTGATATTGTTGGGACAATTCGGAACAGAAATATCAACCTTCCTGCCGGATCCGTGGACTCCGAAAATTCATTCGACCTAAGAATCGATGGAGAATTCAAGGAACCTTCCGAAATCGGGAAAATTCCCACTCGAACAAATGAAATCTTTTCCACCGTAAAATTAGGGGATCTCGCAAGGGTCGAAGATACGTTCGAATATCCACGATTCTTGGCGATCGCAAACGGAAGACAAGGACTCGTTCTTTCAGTGATCAAAAAGGAAAGGGCCGATGCGATCGAAGTAGCGGAAACGGTTCACAAAAGATTAAATACCCTCTCCACTTCCTATCCTTCCGGCATGAAGACATTCGTATTAAACGACGAGGCTAAAAGAACGAAAAACCGTCTCAACGTAGTTTCATCCAATGCTTTGATAGGGTTTATCATCGTCTTCGGGATTCTTTTTCTGTTCTTAGATTTCAGAACTGCAACTCTTACTTCCCTGTCTCTTCCACTTTCGATGCTTATGACGTTTGCAGTTCTCCCGTTTTTTGACGTTTCGTTTAACATGATCTCGATGATGGGATTGATCATCTCTCTTGGAATGCTCGTGGACAACTCGATCGTCATCTCCGAAAATATTTACACATATCTAGATCAAAAGAATGATTCCCATACGGCGTCTCTCCGCGGAACCGTGGAGATGATCGTTCCTATCTTCGGATCCTATCTCACGACCGTGACCGCGTTTCTTCCAATGCTTTTTATGACTGGAATCATGGGAAAATTCATCTGGGAAATTCCTCTCGTTGTGATCGTTGCTCTGACTGCAAGCCTCATCGAATCCTTCTTATTCTTACCAGCAAGAATCGCCGCGTTTGCAAAGACGCCGGAACAACTGAAAATCAAAAGTAAGTTCAGGCAAAAAATGGATTCTTATTTCGAGTCTCTGGAAACTTCTTTCTCCAGACTCGTTTCGTTTAACATCAAACACAAAAAAGCTTCCTTCGCTTTTATCATTCTTCTCGTATTCGGCTCCTGTGGAGCGATGTCTCAGATGGATTTCATTCTTTTCCCGAAAGAAGACATCGAGATCATCATGATCAAAGCTGAGTTTTCTCCGACTTCCAGAATCTTTCAGACTCGTGAAAAGATGAAGTATATGGAAGCGATCGTCCAAAAGATCCCAAAAGAAGAATTGGTAAGTTACTCGACAAAGATCGGGGTTCAGCAGACGGACCCGGACGATCCTCTTTCTCGATTCGGCGAGAACTTAGCGGTGATTCTTATTTATCTCACTCCGGAAGTAAAACGAGAACGGAAGGCGTCCGAAATTCTTCGTTCCATCGAACCCGAACTTCGTAAGACTCCGGGCATCAGCGATCTTTTCCTGGAAGAATTCGGAAACGCACCTCCGATTGGAGCTCCGATTACGATCTCCATTCAAGGAAGAGATTACGAAACTCTAAAGAAGATTTCCAACGAACTTCAGACATTCTTAAAATCCATTCCTGGAGTGTTTTCGGTTCGAGATGATTATCGCTTCGGCCGTAAACAGATGTACATTCAATTGGACGAGGGACTCGAAAGTTTCACCGGGGTTTCGACTCTTTCCGCGGCCAACGCGTTACGCGCCGCTTACGACGGAGAACGCGCCGGTTCGATCAGAAAAGGAAGAACCAAAATTTATCTTAGAGTCGTCTATGACCGCGACTTCCGTAAGAATCCGAACGAAATCAAATCGATTCCGCTTCGTAACAAGGCGGGTAACATAACGCACCTCGCGAAAATTTCCCGTATGGATCTGATCGAATCTCCGGAGCTTCTTGCGCACAAGGACTTCGAACGTGCGATCACCGTAAACGGAGACGTTAAGTTAGACGAAATCACGGCCCACGACGCGAATCAAAAGGTCGCAGACGAATTCAAACCCTTGATCGAAAGACAATATCCCGGTATTTCCATCTCTTTCGGCGGAGAAGAAAAGGATACGCAGAGATCGATGGCTTCTCTTGGAAAAGCAGGAATCATCGCGATCTTCGGAATTTTCGGAATTCTTGCTTTGACGATTCGAAGTTTTTGGAAACCGATTCTGATCTTAAGCACGATTCCTTTGGGAATCATTGGGATCGTAATCGGATTTCCTCTTTCCGGAAAATCGATCAGCTTCTTAGCGATGATCGGGATTATAGGATTGGCGGGCGTTCTCGTAAACGCTTCCATCGTACTCGTAGATTGTATCGATTCGATCAAAAAGGGATCCAAAGCGAGTATGGATGAAATTCTGATCGAAGCGAGTCAAAGAAGATTCAGGCCGATTCTTCTCACAACGCTCACGACTGTCGCGGGTCTTCTGCCCACCGCATACAGCCTTGGCGGTTCCGATCCGGTTTTGATTCCTATGACCTTGGCCTTGGGTTGGGGATTGGGATTTGGAACGTTCGGAAGTCTTCTCTATGTTCCTGTGACACTTTCTGTCTTTCACGAACTCGGTTCCAAGTTCTCAAACAAAAACGGAAAGAAGAAGTAA
- the sppA gene encoding signal peptide peptidase SppA produces MERNRLALAITFVLTILSVLVGLVNISLSTTTSKYSKTSGGTFFSTAPIGAALIKIDGEIHSGHSTFESTGAESILQKLRDIEQNPNIKGILIEINSPGGTVGASQEIYNELMRLRKTRKIVVSMKDMAASGGYYIAASADKIFALSGTITGSIGVIAMAPNVKGLLDRYGVKMRVYKEGKYKDSLSLFRDSTPEEDEMIQKMLSDTYNEFIQDVAKGRNQTVKSVQTLAEGRIYSGQDAFRNKLVDEIGGRKEALEELSRLCQYDGEIPLYEEEESPFDRLFMMLGAKMNSFSSERIFFKEFKNSPVLIILPQALR; encoded by the coding sequence GTGGAAAGAAACCGTCTTGCTTTAGCGATCACATTTGTTCTTACAATTTTGTCCGTCCTCGTCGGACTCGTAAACATTTCCCTCTCAACGACCACTTCGAAATACTCCAAAACTTCCGGTGGAACTTTTTTTAGTACTGCCCCGATTGGAGCGGCGCTGATCAAAATCGATGGGGAGATTCATTCCGGACATTCGACGTTCGAATCTACCGGCGCGGAAAGTATTCTTCAGAAGCTCCGAGATATAGAACAAAATCCGAATATTAAGGGAATCTTAATCGAAATCAACTCTCCCGGAGGAACCGTAGGAGCTTCCCAAGAAATTTACAACGAGCTCATGCGTCTTCGAAAAACTCGAAAGATCGTAGTTTCCATGAAAGACATGGCGGCATCGGGCGGATATTATATCGCGGCCTCCGCCGATAAAATCTTCGCTCTCTCCGGAACGATCACCGGATCGATCGGAGTCATAGCGATGGCGCCTAACGTCAAAGGTCTTCTCGATCGTTACGGAGTGAAGATGAGAGTTTATAAAGAGGGGAAATACAAAGATTCATTGTCGCTCTTCCGAGATTCGACTCCCGAAGAAGATGAGATGATTCAGAAGATGCTCTCTGATACTTACAACGAATTCATACAAGACGTCGCGAAAGGAAGAAACCAGACCGTAAAATCCGTTCAGACTTTGGCGGAAGGAAGAATCTATTCCGGACAGGATGCGTTTCGAAACAAACTCGTGGACGAAATCGGCGGAAGAAAGGAAGCATTGGAAGAATTATCTAGGCTCTGTCAATACGACGGTGAGATTCCTCTTTATGAAGAAGAAGAGTCTCCGTTTGATAGACTTTTTATGATGTTAGGTGCGAAGATGAATTCCTTTTCGAGTGAAAGAATTTTCTTTAAAGAATTTAAGAATTCTCCGGTTCTCATCATTCTTCCGCAAGCGCTTAGGTAA
- the surE gene encoding 5'/3'-nucleotidase SurE, which produces MNILITNDDGIASSGIKALEKVLQKEHNTFLIAPLRERSATSMALSIYDSMRVEKINDNHYIVDGYPADCVNIGLHGEIFPKIDLVLSGINRGVNMGHDVHYSGTVGAARHGAIHNRLSLAVSSGNINRDYDYIQEAEFVLEFINSYSAVLKTGTVYNINIPPDFVSSMENLRITKLGRRTYEDTYSKKNIIGGIADFYLGGSELGHSEEEGTDFSAFFSGLISLTPLSLDQTDSSLLKELSESVGKNV; this is translated from the coding sequence ATGAATATATTGATTACGAATGACGACGGAATCGCTTCGTCGGGAATTAAGGCTCTCGAAAAGGTTCTTCAAAAAGAACACAATACATTCTTAATCGCACCCCTTCGTGAAAGATCCGCCACTTCGATGGCGTTGTCGATTTACGATTCGATGAGAGTCGAGAAGATCAACGATAATCATTATATCGTAGACGGTTATCCGGCCGATTGTGTGAACATCGGTTTGCACGGTGAAATTTTCCCGAAAATCGACTTGGTTTTATCCGGAATTAACCGCGGGGTAAACATGGGTCACGACGTTCATTATTCCGGGACGGTCGGCGCCGCGAGACACGGAGCGATTCACAATCGTCTTTCCCTTGCTGTCAGTTCGGGAAATATAAATCGTGATTACGATTATATTCAAGAAGCTGAATTTGTTTTAGAATTCATAAATAGCTATTCTGCCGTTTTGAAAACGGGAACGGTTTACAATATCAATATTCCTCCGGACTTTGTTTCTTCGATGGAAAATCTTCGAATTACAAAGTTAGGAAGAAGAACCTATGAAGACACTTATTCCAAAAAAAACATTATCGGTGGAATCGCCGACTTCTATTTAGGAGGTTCCGAGTTGGGGCACTCCGAAGAGGAAGGAACCGACTTCTCCGCATTCTTCTCCGGTTTGATTTCTCTCACTCCTTTGTCTTTGGATCAAACGGATTCTTCTCTTTTAAAAGAACTCTCCGAATCCGTAGGGAAGAATGTCTGA
- a CDS encoding tetratricopeptide repeat protein, translating to MSEKENKKKSSSAKKRILQEINKENFLFALTLIDREISSGNDDPELYYNFAICCARTDNFKKCISILEDLLEKFPRFGERENSILMMIYSLIQNKEFKKALDKCDERLKLQVDDIRILSMKAFALEKSGKIAEAIETHKRILRLRPEYKNSLNSLGYLLLNNREASPEEWKLAADCLKSVLKEEPENPAYLDSFGILLSKAGKKEEAIKALQKALRKAPTHPEILRHIEKVEESS from the coding sequence ATGTCTGAGAAGGAAAACAAAAAGAAATCCTCTTCCGCGAAGAAAAGAATTCTTCAAGAGATCAACAAAGAGAATTTTCTTTTCGCCCTGACTCTGATCGATCGGGAGATTTCTTCAGGGAACGATGATCCTGAGCTATATTACAATTTTGCAATTTGTTGTGCGAGAACGGATAACTTTAAAAAGTGCATTTCGATTTTAGAAGATCTCTTAGAAAAATTTCCGAGATTCGGAGAAAGAGAAAATTCCATTCTTATGATGATCTATTCTTTGATTCAAAACAAAGAATTCAAAAAGGCTCTCGATAAATGTGACGAGAGACTCAAACTTCAAGTCGATGATATTCGAATTCTTTCCATGAAAGCCTTCGCCCTCGAAAAATCCGGGAAAATCGCCGAGGCGATCGAAACTCATAAGAGAATTCTGAGACTTCGTCCGGAGTATAAGAATTCTTTAAATTCTCTTGGTTATCTTCTCTTGAACAATCGAGAAGCAAGTCCGGAAGAATGGAAATTAGCGGCCGATTGTCTGAAGTCGGTCCTCAAGGAAGAACCGGAAAATCCGGCGTATTTGGATTCTTTCGGAATTCTCCTCTCAAAAGCGGGTAAAAAGGAAGAGGCGATCAAGGCTTTGCAGAAGGCTCTTCGGAAAGCTCCGACACATCCGGAGATTCTGAGGCATATCGAAAAAGTTGAAGAGTCTTCTTGA
- a CDS encoding TIGR01777 family oxidoreductase: MKVGISGGTGLIGRYLTFNLLENGFRVKIFTRSPGIPGFFSGKTNLEIINTDLPNVKDLEGLDGFVNLAGSPIAGVRWSQKVKEEIRRSRVDYTEKLVKSISKIAGTPLKFFLQGSAIGYYGSYEKNSPFFSEFSTAGSDYLANLCEDWEKATSAISKLGIRQVIMRTGVVLSPEGGALKSMLPPFRLGFGGPIGSGEQILSWIHLKDLVDSILYIIRDPNLSGVFNLVSPNPVSNRFFSEILGRILNRPAFFRVPATLLYGLFGEGADVILKGQDVGSEKLQKAGFLFSYPTIDMALRELLK; the protein is encoded by the coding sequence ATGAAAGTTGGAATTTCGGGTGGGACTGGACTAATCGGTAGATACCTTACATTTAATTTGTTAGAAAATGGGTTTCGTGTAAAAATCTTTACGCGTTCACCCGGCATTCCAGGTTTTTTCTCTGGAAAAACTAACTTAGAAATCATTAATACTGACCTCCCCAATGTAAAAGATTTAGAAGGCTTGGACGGGTTCGTAAATTTAGCGGGATCTCCAATCGCTGGTGTTCGGTGGAGTCAAAAAGTTAAAGAGGAAATTCGTCGCTCCCGTGTAGATTATACGGAGAAATTGGTGAAATCCATTTCGAAAATTGCGGGAACTCCTTTAAAATTTTTCTTACAAGGCTCAGCAATCGGTTATTATGGATCCTATGAGAAAAATTCTCCTTTTTTTTCCGAATTTTCAACTGCAGGATCGGATTATTTAGCCAATCTCTGTGAGGACTGGGAGAAGGCCACTAGTGCGATTTCTAAATTAGGAATTCGTCAGGTAATCATGAGAACTGGCGTTGTATTGAGCCCTGAGGGTGGGGCATTAAAAAGTATGCTTCCGCCATTTAGGCTTGGGTTTGGGGGTCCTATCGGATCAGGAGAGCAAATATTGAGTTGGATTCATTTAAAGGATTTAGTAGATTCTATTCTTTATATAATTCGAGACCCAAATCTTTCTGGAGTATTCAATCTGGTTTCACCGAATCCAGTGAGTAATCGCTTCTTTTCTGAGATTCTTGGAAGAATTTTAAACAGACCTGCTTTTTTTAGAGTTCCCGCAACGCTCTTATATGGGTTGTTTGGGGAAGGCGCTGATGTCATTCTAAAAGGTCAAGATGTGGGCTCAGAAAAGCTTCAGAAAGCCGGGTTTTTATTTTCATATCCAACGATAGATATGGCTTTGCGGGAACTCCTAAAATAA
- a CDS encoding DUF1564 family protein, translating to MGNYRERDEILSSAFESSKITCSFLIPEIFFNKLKPEDRRRIGKNLEFLLKKFRNKILKCKRIHKKTATSLYQEKGSGLLKINVRIKPIFWEELTILSRSHGVSNCFLYHLLLKWENSERMENSLPDKPTFLNTNQRLILVWMIDFKNKCSKRMAQLLHEFPPETLC from the coding sequence ATGGGAAATTACAGAGAAAGAGATGAAATCTTATCTTCAGCGTTCGAGAGTTCCAAGATCACCTGTTCGTTTTTAATTCCGGAAATCTTCTTTAATAAACTCAAGCCTGAGGATCGAAGAAGAATCGGTAAGAACTTAGAATTCCTTTTAAAAAAATTTAGAAACAAGATTCTTAAATGTAAGAGAATCCACAAGAAAACGGCAACCTCTCTTTATCAAGAAAAGGGAAGTGGCCTTCTTAAAATCAATGTAAGAATCAAACCCATCTTTTGGGAAGAATTGACAATTCTTTCAAGATCGCACGGCGTCTCGAATTGCTTTCTTTACCATCTACTCTTAAAATGGGAGAATTCTGAAAGAATGGAAAATTCACTTCCAGATAAACCTACCTTTCTAAATACCAATCAAAGACTAATCTTAGTCTGGATGATAGATTTTAAAAATAAATGCTCTAAGAGAATGGCTCAACTTTTACATGAGTTCCCGCCCGAAACCCTTTGTTAA
- a CDS encoding uracil-DNA glycosylase family protein, which translates to MNKKKIEYSKHLNHLLSCTKCPKMEGRPVHGCVPSSKIISIGQAPGIHEERFGKPFSYTAGKTLFGWFRKIGIEEEVFRKKVNMSAVCRCFPGKAKSGDRKPNPEEVQNCSEFLEFEVRFHKPRLVIPIGKLAIDQLFESRSYKLEDVIGGRFSRELYGVQVDWVPLPHPSGLNVWNHTETGKKLIQKALDLLKKHPAMKEEFDL; encoded by the coding sequence ATGAATAAAAAGAAAATAGAATATTCTAAACATCTAAATCATTTACTCAGTTGCACAAAATGTCCTAAGATGGAAGGAAGACCTGTCCATGGCTGTGTTCCTTCCTCTAAAATCATCAGTATCGGTCAAGCCCCCGGGATTCACGAGGAACGTTTCGGGAAACCTTTTTCATACACGGCTGGGAAAACGCTTTTCGGTTGGTTTCGAAAGATCGGAATCGAAGAGGAAGTTTTTCGGAAGAAAGTGAATATGTCCGCGGTCTGCAGATGTTTTCCCGGAAAAGCGAAGAGTGGAGATCGAAAACCAAATCCCGAGGAAGTTCAGAATTGCTCGGAATTTTTGGAATTCGAAGTTCGTTTTCATAAACCTCGACTTGTCATTCCTATCGGAAAACTCGCCATCGATCAATTGTTCGAGAGTCGTAGTTACAAGTTAGAGGATGTGATCGGTGGACGATTTTCGCGGGAACTCTACGGTGTTCAGGTGGATTGGGTTCCACTGCCGCATCCGTCTGGACTGAATGTGTGGAATCACACGGAGACTGGGAAGAAATTGATTCAAAAGGCTTTGGATCTTTTAAAAAAACATCCTGCAATGAAAGAAGAATTCGATTTGTGA
- a CDS encoding STAS domain-containing protein has protein sequence MGADDSLDLDGEEVGFSINELNVNLQKEDIPDNFPKEAVALKISGEINLYSAHALKEKIFDLIDKGFIYIFVNMENIRYIDSSGLAVFMSTHAKLVKNGKGGVAIFSPSSQVNKILELTKLKSLIRVTGTLKDAMNILLN, from the coding sequence ATGGGAGCAGATGATTCTCTGGACCTCGACGGTGAGGAAGTAGGTTTTTCAATCAATGAACTGAACGTAAATCTTCAGAAAGAAGATATCCCGGATAATTTCCCAAAAGAAGCGGTCGCTTTGAAGATCAGCGGGGAAATCAATCTCTATTCTGCTCATGCCCTCAAGGAGAAAATTTTCGATCTGATCGATAAGGGTTTTATTTATATTTTTGTGAATATGGAAAACATTCGTTATATTGATTCTTCAGGTCTCGCGGTTTTTATGAGCACACACGCAAAATTAGTGAAGAACGGAAAGGGAGGGGTTGCGATTTTTTCTCCTTCTTCTCAAGTTAATAAAATCTTGGAATTAACCAAATTAAAATCTTTGATTCGGGTTACCGGAACTCTCAAAGATGCGATGAATATCCTTCTCAATTGA
- the galK gene encoding galactokinase — protein MDKEELTRILKKEFSSSPEEEPIRFFSAPGRINLIGEHVDYAGGIVLPAAIDVSIRIAIRKNRGSLFRIFSAESGEKVEAEIITYNSKSSWVNYVFGVIEEFRKLGMEPAPFDLVVWGNIPQGAGLSSSAAFEVAVAFAISEIHSWKIRREEIALLGQRAENRFVGVNCGIMDQFVIATAKEGYCIALDTETLRYEYHEMQLDDSEFYLIDCKVKHSLKDSAYNERRMEVESAFLKIKKGKPFLKSLYQADLEDLENETFGLNPIEKKRAKHVVTERLRTSKAIANLKEGNSEIVGEILFECHHSLSKDYEVSCEETDFIVEQLKKEGVLGARMIGGGFGGCVLILDKKGRKDILFEKIKTLYRKEFNNDPQLYTFRISDGVKEF, from the coding sequence ATGGACAAAGAAGAACTCACAAGAATTCTTAAAAAAGAATTTTCCTCATCACCCGAAGAAGAACCGATCCGATTCTTCTCCGCTCCCGGAAGAATCAATCTAATCGGTGAACACGTCGATTACGCTGGAGGAATCGTTCTTCCGGCCGCAATAGACGTTTCCATTCGAATCGCGATTCGAAAAAACCGAGGTTCCTTGTTTAGGATTTTTTCGGCGGAATCCGGAGAGAAGGTCGAAGCGGAGATCATCACTTACAACTCGAAAAGTTCCTGGGTCAATTATGTATTCGGAGTCATTGAAGAATTTAGAAAACTCGGAATGGAACCTGCTCCCTTTGATCTCGTCGTCTGGGGAAATATTCCGCAAGGCGCCGGACTTTCGTCTTCTGCGGCCTTTGAAGTCGCCGTCGCCTTTGCAATCTCTGAAATTCATTCTTGGAAAATCAGAAGAGAAGAAATCGCTCTTTTAGGACAAAGAGCTGAGAATCGATTCGTAGGAGTGAATTGCGGAATCATGGATCAGTTCGTCATCGCGACAGCTAAAGAAGGCTATTGTATCGCCCTCGATACGGAAACCTTAAGATACGAATATCATGAGATGCAATTGGACGACTCCGAATTCTATCTAATCGATTGTAAGGTGAAACATTCTCTCAAGGACAGCGCTTATAATGAAAGAAGAATGGAAGTAGAATCCGCCTTCTTGAAGATCAAAAAAGGAAAACCTTTTCTCAAAAGCCTCTACCAAGCAGATTTGGAAGATTTAGAAAATGAAACCTTCGGTTTAAATCCTATCGAGAAGAAGAGAGCCAAACACGTTGTCACCGAAAGGTTGAGGACTTCGAAAGCGATCGCAAATTTGAAAGAAGGAAACTCCGAAATCGTTGGAGAAATTCTTTTTGAATGCCATCATTCTCTCTCTAAAGATTATGAAGTCTCGTGTGAAGAAACGGATTTTATAGTCGAACAATTAAAGAAAGAAGGAGTTCTCGGTGCGAGGATGATCGGCGGCGGGTTCGGAGGTTGCGTTTTGATACTGGACAAAAAAGGGAGAAAGGATATACTGTTTGAGAAAATTAAAACGCTCTACCGGAAAGAATTCAATAACGATCCCCAACTCTACACTTTCCGAATTTCAGACGGCGTTAAAGAATTCTAA
- a CDS encoding glucose-6-phosphate isomerase, with the protein MIRLETRFASTFIHSQEFETFLKGAESARKTLHSFQGKGNEFLGWLNLPSEIQNSEIERIIQTSERIRSSSEVVVVIGIGGSYLGSRAVLEASLPFFRSPKKGSPEVIFAGHHLESRYLSELLDYLEGRDFSINVISKSGTTTEPAIAFRLFWDLLVRKYGKGASSRVVATTDSSKGALKTFADAEGFDSFAIPDSVGGRYSVLTPVGLFPLAVAGIPIRKFILGFKNILDILHSENDPLKNPAMHYAALRNYFLSSGRFVEVLANFNPSLRYLSEWWKQLFGESEGKENKGIFPASMDFTTDLHSLGQYVQEGKRILFETVLSPARIHSDLILSSTKENLDSLNFLSGNTIEHVNEQARLGTLLAHSAGGVPCLELVFPDITPESLGEVMYFFEYSCAISGYALGVNPFDQPGVEAYKKNMFALLNKEGFEREGEFLRKRILGN; encoded by the coding sequence ATGATCCGATTAGAAACAAGATTCGCTTCCACGTTTATTCATTCGCAAGAATTCGAAACCTTTTTGAAAGGTGCCGAATCGGCGAGAAAAACGTTACATTCGTTTCAGGGAAAAGGAAACGAGTTTTTAGGCTGGTTGAATCTTCCGAGTGAAATCCAAAATTCGGAAATAGAAAGAATCATACAAACCTCTGAGAGAATCCGTTCTTCTTCGGAAGTTGTCGTTGTGATCGGAATCGGAGGTTCTTATCTGGGATCTCGGGCGGTCTTAGAGGCAAGTCTTCCTTTTTTTCGTTCCCCAAAAAAGGGAAGTCCCGAAGTCATCTTTGCGGGACATCATTTAGAATCTAGATATCTTTCCGAACTCCTTGATTATCTCGAAGGACGGGATTTTTCCATCAACGTGATTTCCAAGTCTGGAACAACGACGGAGCCCGCGATCGCGTTCCGCCTTTTTTGGGATCTCCTCGTGCGGAAATACGGAAAAGGCGCCTCTTCAAGAGTGGTCGCAACGACCGATTCCAGCAAGGGCGCTCTCAAAACGTTCGCGGACGCGGAAGGTTTCGATAGTTTTGCGATTCCGGATTCCGTAGGAGGAAGATATTCCGTCTTAACTCCCGTAGGATTGTTTCCACTTGCGGTTGCAGGGATTCCCATTCGAAAATTTATATTAGGATTTAAGAATATTCTGGATATTTTACATTCCGAGAATGATCCGCTTAAAAATCCGGCGATGCATTATGCCGCCTTAAGGAATTATTTCTTATCCTCCGGAAGATTTGTGGAAGTATTAGCAAATTTTAATCCTTCTCTTCGTTATCTTTCCGAATGGTGGAAACAACTATTCGGGGAAAGCGAAGGAAAGGAGAACAAAGGAATTTTTCCGGCATCGATGGATTTTACGACCGATCTTCATTCTTTGGGTCAATATGTTCAGGAAGGGAAACGGATTCTATTCGAGACGGTCTTGAGTCCTGCTCGAATTCATTCCGACCTTATCCTTTCTTCGACAAAGGAAAATCTGGATTCTTTGAACTTTCTATCAGGAAATACGATCGAGCATGTAAACGAACAGGCGCGGTTGGGAACGCTCTTGGCACATTCGGCTGGTGGCGTTCCTTGTTTAGAATTGGTTTTTCCGGATATAACTCCCGAATCTTTGGGAGAAGTTATGTATTTTTTTGAATATTCTTGTGCGATTTCCGGATACGCCTTGGGAGTGAATCCTTTCGATCAACCCGGGGTGGAGGCGTATAAGAAGAATATGTTCGCGCTCCTGAATAAAGAAGGCTTTGAACGAGAAGGGGAATTTCTGCGAAAGAGAATTCTCGGAAACTAG